In Acinetobacter sp. WCHAc010034, a genomic segment contains:
- a CDS encoding DUF441 domain-containing protein: protein MSQLDLNLIVLLVLLACGIFSHNTAVTIAAGVLIVFRITPLSEFFPYLQQHGLNIGIIILTIGVLTPIASGKIPGEAIFKSFLSWKSLLAIAIGVFVAWLGGRGVKLMSNQPDIVAGLLIGTVAGVAVLRGVPVGPLIAAGILSLLVGIGQ from the coding sequence ATGTCCCAGCTCGATTTAAATTTAATTGTCCTTCTAGTTTTACTGGCCTGCGGCATTTTCAGCCACAATACGGCTGTCACCATTGCAGCCGGGGTATTAATCGTTTTCCGGATTACGCCCTTGAGCGAGTTTTTTCCCTATCTGCAGCAGCACGGCCTGAACATCGGCATCATTATTTTAACTATTGGCGTGCTGACGCCGATTGCCAGCGGCAAAATTCCCGGCGAAGCCATCTTTAAATCTTTTTTAAGCTGGAAATCGCTGCTGGCGATTGCGATTGGGGTATTTGTGGCGTGGCTGGGCGGACGCGGCGTAAAGCTGATGTCCAATCAGCCGGACATTGTTGCCGGCCTGCTGATTGGCACAGTCGCGGGCGTTGCCGTGCTTCGCGGCGTGCCTGTCGGGCCTTTGATTGCAGCCGGCATACTTTCCCTGCTGGTGGGCATTGGCCAATAA
- a CDS encoding type I-F CRISPR-associated protein Csy1, which yields MLKDTGENIYQQALAESVHFSLKTTNSNIEKGGLRLAQSQALDLPYISARTLLADNLLVPTDYQANAGKTATIFKAVKAAQLNEDPSEAEDEFKRNAAALKPHLKTAFSQPFSAGLDNIDIRMRQLLIPKDGGYCSISPLSAAGVNLLLNAEVDALKEQHKIAGKNSKLKNIQTAVFGIGGSNPQNVGSLVRAMQRPIVLASPSLKPETRMAFQYFYKGFDYEISNAYINHEMYIELTDYASKLIEQQKLSKALGFHDAGVYAPFSTMEKRGEELSTIRKVLDDVLAQGQRILAILKTVEDQLPAHNALERKSFWSHPRVSTLAQGLINPELQQFDDWKILFADDLAARIIKHRYWKKEIKNNVEITLSEADAKSFLSRQIQELLK from the coding sequence ATGCTAAAAGATACAGGGGAAAATATATATCAGCAAGCACTTGCTGAATCTGTTCACTTCAGTTTAAAAACCACAAATTCCAATATCGAAAAAGGCGGCCTTCGGCTCGCTCAAAGCCAAGCTTTAGACTTACCCTATATTTCCGCCCGAACTTTATTGGCAGATAATTTACTCGTTCCAACTGACTACCAAGCCAATGCAGGAAAAACCGCCACAATTTTCAAAGCGGTTAAAGCCGCCCAGCTGAATGAAGATCCATCAGAAGCAGAGGATGAATTTAAGCGCAATGCAGCAGCCCTCAAACCGCACTTAAAAACAGCTTTTTCCCAGCCCTTTTCAGCCGGCTTGGACAATATTGACATCCGCATGCGTCAGCTGCTGATTCCTAAAGATGGCGGATACTGCTCCATCAGCCCGCTTTCAGCTGCCGGAGTGAATCTTTTACTGAATGCAGAAGTCGATGCGCTCAAAGAGCAGCACAAAATTGCGGGAAAAAACTCAAAGCTTAAAAATATACAGACCGCTGTTTTTGGCATTGGCGGCTCCAATCCGCAAAATGTCGGCAGCTTAGTGCGGGCCATGCAGCGCCCGATTGTTTTAGCTTCTCCAAGCTTAAAACCTGAAACGCGCATGGCCTTCCAGTACTTCTATAAAGGCTTTGATTATGAGATTTCCAATGCCTATATCAATCATGAGATGTATATTGAACTGACGGACTATGCCAGCAAGCTGATTGAACAGCAGAAATTAAGCAAAGCGCTTGGTTTCCATGATGCTGGCGTTTATGCGCCTTTCTCCACAATGGAAAAGCGCGGCGAAGAGCTCTCCACAATCAGAAAAGTACTTGATGATGTATTGGCACAGGGCCAGCGCATTTTAGCCATTTTAAAAACTGTTGAAGATCAACTGCCGGCACATAACGCGCTGGAACGCAAGTCTTTCTGGAGCCATCCGCGGGTTTCCACGCTTGCTCAGGGGCTGATTAATCCGGAGCTTCAGCAATTTGATGACTGGAAAATTTTATTTGCCGATGATCTTGCAGCGCGGATTATCAAACACCGGTATTGGAAAAAAGAGATAAAAAATAATGTGGAGATCACGCTGTCAGAGGCGGATGCAAAAAGCTTTCTGTCACGCCAGATTCAGGAGCTTTTGAAATGA
- a CDS encoding IS256 family transposase, with amino-acid sequence MTNITLNVLSQPDETGTDVLTALLRNGARQLIAQAVEVELQQLLQAHEELRLPDGRKAVVRNGYLPERSIQTGIGDVDIKVPKVRDRSGSGIRFTSALLPPYLKRARSVEELLPWLYLKGISTGDYQEALAALLGENAKGLSANTISRLKERWIDEHREWRQRDLSDKRYAYLWVDGIYSNVRLDDRLCLLVVMGVTEHGRKELIAVEEGYRESEASWLELLNGLVARGLTTCPKLAIADGALGFWKALSKVYPQTKQQRCWVHKTANVLNKLPKAVQPKVKEALHDIWMAETREKAHKAFDIALERFTAKYPRAMECLAKDRESMLAFYDFPAEHWVSIRTTNPIESAFATVRLRTSKTRNCGSRNTTLAMVYKLLQSAQKRWNRLKGFQLLTLVVNNVKFQDGEQVMEQSDRKTA; translated from the coding sequence ATGACAAATATTACCCTGAATGTTCTTTCACAACCAGATGAAACTGGCACTGATGTGCTAACTGCTTTATTGCGTAATGGTGCTCGTCAGCTCATTGCGCAAGCAGTTGAAGTAGAGCTGCAGCAACTGCTGCAAGCTCATGAAGAACTGCGTTTACCCGATGGCCGCAAAGCTGTGGTGCGTAACGGCTATTTGCCTGAGCGCAGCATCCAAACGGGCATTGGCGATGTTGATATCAAGGTGCCAAAAGTGCGTGATCGTAGCGGCTCTGGTATTCGTTTTACCAGCGCACTGCTACCGCCATACCTCAAGCGTGCCCGCAGCGTTGAAGAGTTATTACCGTGGCTGTATCTCAAAGGTATTTCCACTGGAGACTACCAAGAAGCCCTTGCAGCCTTGCTGGGTGAGAATGCCAAAGGTCTGTCAGCTAACACCATTTCCAGGCTCAAGGAACGCTGGATTGATGAGCACCGAGAGTGGCGACAGCGCGATTTGAGTGACAAGCGCTACGCGTACCTTTGGGTTGACGGTATTTACAGCAACGTCCGCCTCGATGACCGTTTGTGCTTGCTGGTGGTGATGGGCGTGACAGAGCATGGTCGCAAGGAGCTGATTGCCGTTGAGGAAGGCTATCGCGAGTCTGAAGCCAGCTGGCTTGAGCTGCTGAATGGCCTGGTTGCGCGTGGGCTTACGACCTGCCCAAAGCTGGCAATAGCTGACGGCGCCTTGGGCTTCTGGAAAGCCCTGAGTAAGGTCTATCCGCAGACCAAACAACAACGCTGTTGGGTGCATAAAACGGCCAATGTGCTCAACAAACTGCCCAAAGCAGTACAGCCCAAAGTAAAAGAAGCACTGCATGATATCTGGATGGCAGAGACGCGTGAGAAGGCTCATAAAGCCTTTGATATAGCGCTGGAAAGGTTTACTGCTAAGTACCCACGCGCAATGGAATGCTTAGCTAAAGACCGTGAGAGCATGTTGGCTTTCTACGATTTTCCAGCAGAACATTGGGTGAGTATACGCACCACCAACCCAATTGAATCTGCCTTCGCTACAGTACGTTTAAGAACCAGCAAAACCCGCAATTGCGGTTCAAGAAACACAACCCTAGCAATGGTTTATAAATTGCTGCAATCAGCGCAGAAGCGCTGGAACCGCCTGAAAGGATTTCAACTGCTAACCCTCGTGGTCAATAACGTTAAATTCCAAGACGGCGAACAAGTAATGGAGCAATCAGACAGGAAAACCGCCTGA
- the csy3 gene encoding type I-F CRISPR-associated protein Csy3: MSKTENFKKLPGSLSLQRGTLISDAAFYHLHADGAEQPLHVMYHGIRGTQNVAGNKEKGAAAGNSVAREVSNIQMTESAKLLPNSKLLVKWDLRFIDLQHILFACASKAGADKQDEKDFREGFKDFVEKAKDSEGIQEVARRYVRNIVNGRWLWRNRSIAEHILIKVSETVEHENSQTVKNYKAIAEFSALDYGLKSFDDASKQEQLLADIIVKGMRGDVSAGLHIEAVIDFGMGGVEVFPSQNYLEDKPKGFSRSLYQINPVKPERQAKDNQFLGQAAIRDQKVGNALRTIDTWYPRFIENDSKPIPVEPNGANLDAQDFFRVDKGKKESAFDILKEVRTLDPNSDRGMFLIACLVRGGVYSEGE, from the coding sequence ATGTCCAAGACTGAAAATTTTAAAAAACTGCCAGGCAGCCTGTCTTTGCAGCGCGGCACTTTAATCAGCGATGCAGCTTTTTACCATCTGCATGCAGATGGCGCTGAACAGCCCCTGCATGTGATGTATCACGGCATCCGCGGCACGCAGAACGTTGCAGGCAATAAAGAAAAAGGCGCGGCAGCCGGCAATTCAGTCGCGCGTGAAGTATCAAATATTCAAATGACCGAATCAGCTAAGCTGCTGCCCAATTCGAAGCTGCTGGTAAAATGGGATTTGCGCTTTATTGACCTGCAGCATATTTTATTCGCCTGCGCGTCTAAAGCCGGTGCAGACAAGCAGGATGAAAAGGATTTCCGTGAAGGCTTTAAAGATTTCGTGGAAAAAGCCAAAGACAGTGAAGGCATTCAGGAAGTTGCGCGCCGCTATGTGCGCAATATCGTCAATGGCCGCTGGCTGTGGCGCAACCGCAGCATTGCTGAGCATATTTTAATTAAAGTCAGCGAAACGGTTGAGCATGAAAACAGTCAAACTGTAAAAAACTATAAAGCAATTGCTGAATTCAGCGCCTTAGATTATGGCTTAAAATCGTTTGATGATGCATCCAAGCAGGAACAGCTGCTGGCGGATATTATTGTAAAAGGCATGCGCGGCGATGTCAGCGCCGGCTTGCATATAGAAGCGGTTATTGACTTCGGCATGGGCGGTGTAGAAGTATTCCCTTCACAGAATTATCTGGAAGATAAGCCTAAAGGCTTTTCACGCTCACTGTATCAAATTAACCCGGTAAAGCCCGAGCGCCAGGCAAAAGACAATCAATTTTTAGGGCAGGCTGCCATCCGTGATCAGAAAGTCGGCAATGCGCTGCGCACCATTGACACGTGGTATCCGCGGTTTATTGAAAATGATTCCAAGCCGATTCCTGTAGAGCCGAATGGCGCCAACTTGGATGCGCAGGACTTTTTCCGTGTCGATAAAGGCAAAAAAGAATCCGCTTTTGACATTTTAAAAGAAGTCCGCACCTTAGACCCGAACAGTGACCGAGGCATGTTCCTGATTGCCTGCCTAGTCCGCGGCGGCGTTTACTCTGAAGGAGAGTAA
- a CDS encoding N-acetylmuramidase family protein: MSKKLTDAQIGAQAKALGVEAAALKAVHEVECRGSGFNSDDTPVILFERHVMRQRLIANGQSKTADVMMAKCPDLCSTSAGGYGLYSVQHGRLAAATEYHRESALESVSWGLGQVMGYHWKSLGYKSLQAFVNAMYQNEASQLDAMCRYIKVNGLINALKNKDWKAFALGYNGKGYAKNSYDIKLANAYKKWAAK, from the coding sequence ATGAGTAAAAAACTGACTGATGCGCAAATAGGCGCTCAAGCTAAAGCGCTGGGCGTAGAAGCTGCCGCTTTAAAAGCGGTGCATGAGGTTGAGTGCCGGGGATCCGGATTTAATTCGGATGATACGCCTGTCATTCTCTTTGAGCGCCATGTGATGCGCCAGCGCCTGATTGCTAATGGCCAATCAAAAACAGCTGATGTGATGATGGCCAAATGCCCGGATCTATGCAGCACATCTGCTGGCGGCTATGGCCTATATTCCGTGCAGCATGGCCGTTTGGCTGCCGCCACTGAATATCACCGCGAATCGGCGCTGGAGTCTGTAAGCTGGGGCCTTGGGCAGGTGATGGGCTATCACTGGAAATCGCTTGGCTATAAGTCGCTGCAGGCCTTTGTCAATGCGATGTACCAGAATGAGGCTTCCCAGCTTGATGCAATGTGCCGCTATATCAAAGTGAATGGTCTGATCAATGCCCTGAAAAATAAGGACTGGAAGGCATTTGCATTGGGCTATAACGGCAAGGGATATGCAAAAAACAGCTATGACATCAAGCTGGCTAATGCTTATAAGAAGTGGGCAGCCAAGTGA
- the cas3f gene encoding type I-F CRISPR-associated helicase Cas3f: protein MHTIFISACEKRALKKTRAVLDSYAIRTGQSSWQAPMTVEGLKEIRAALKKTATRQTAVAAYVNYGMRRMKLAWVVGSKHKFNLEGAYPVASTAKQQKQLQIEEWVRAASLLAGAAGDVHDIGKASRHFQNKLSPSMAGQIVRDDVRHEWLSMKLLQQLRRNGWNWQQAWESLDRNIKDLTLGNRQKIKKEFLLNELEAVDYLVVTHHGLLGDAKGDWYPNASLHVRENNPCIEQLSCAGEIKESIFKSHQHRMARLSKMAESVQDNTLYWKALSLHARAALIHADHIVSAEQYSEAKPENVSLFANTKIKNTAQGKKARMQDQPLDWHLQQVGDRSAYIAAKMATDLNLAGLSQQTVEYICQPSALPRFQWQNHAANALQKQISKTPDAPCLMLNIAGTGSGKTRMNLRAACILRPEDPRIAIALNLRSLTLQTGEALKSAMNLSDDEIAVIIGDQVSQHLFNQRKKDEKGADEDENLAEPVFDAYGQELQIPAWLHPLFTKQVKGRKTADKTAQTVLASPLLVSTIDYLIAAGEPHRQGHHVKALLRIISSDLILDEIDGYEPKSLMAVLRLVQLAAMYGRHVICSSATLSAAVADSVYRAFESGIEMRAALLKAPQKFILAIADNELKPKISLQSTDRPADFMQSYQQHLTDLQAVLAEKAKQPYRLAKLAVIDQLSVAGWKQTILEQAESLHQQHSWTFKKAGKKVSFGLIRVANIKHAIALAKHLSAALRHAQIACYHANDWLISRFHKERRLDFLLTRHKNGTKRPTGNEHIFNDDEILEIVRKSESADVPFIVIATPVEEVGRDHDFDWAVIDASSIQSIVQAAGRVNRHRLNAVQSPNIVIPQFNYRYCQNQDRAQPKKEAVFTKPGYEGYASENSRYRTQDLAALLPWSEQKDLVVDARLRFDTGQCQFAEFDDAQIQHFSSMFFASSGEQLFSDEHANACLMTEQIYKDTCLRDMQKQEVYSFDYADDELKIYHYPANTVEFSPETGKYEQAVKQVLFASEAAPENAWLSLHPEQLAALCAEMEVSKEEGCKLSLPVYADQTPQWTYHFGFGVSSA, encoded by the coding sequence ATGCATACAATATTTATCTCCGCCTGCGAAAAAAGAGCCTTAAAAAAGACCCGTGCAGTCCTAGACAGCTATGCCATCCGGACAGGGCAAAGCTCATGGCAAGCTCCAATGACGGTAGAAGGGCTAAAGGAAATCCGCGCGGCATTAAAAAAAACAGCAACCCGGCAAACTGCCGTTGCTGCCTATGTCAATTACGGCATGCGCCGCATGAAGCTGGCTTGGGTTGTCGGTTCAAAACACAAATTTAATTTAGAGGGCGCTTATCCTGTCGCATCCACCGCCAAACAGCAAAAGCAGCTCCAAATTGAAGAATGGGTGCGGGCCGCCAGCCTGCTCGCAGGGGCAGCGGGCGATGTGCACGATATTGGCAAAGCATCGCGGCATTTTCAGAACAAGCTCAGCCCCAGTATGGCGGGGCAAATAGTCCGGGACGATGTCCGCCATGAATGGCTTTCAATGAAACTGCTGCAGCAGCTGCGCCGCAATGGCTGGAATTGGCAGCAGGCTTGGGAAAGTCTTGATCGAAATATCAAAGATTTAACATTGGGAAACCGCCAGAAAATTAAAAAAGAATTTTTACTGAATGAATTGGAGGCGGTGGATTATTTGGTTGTCACGCATCATGGACTATTGGGCGATGCTAAAGGGGACTGGTATCCAAATGCATCCCTGCATGTGCGGGAAAATAACCCTTGCATTGAACAGCTGAGCTGCGCGGGAGAAATCAAGGAAAGCATTTTTAAAAGCCATCAGCACCGCATGGCGCGCTTAAGCAAAATGGCCGAATCTGTACAGGACAATACGCTGTATTGGAAAGCCTTGTCCTTGCATGCGCGGGCAGCGCTCATTCATGCCGATCATATAGTTTCAGCAGAACAGTATTCTGAAGCCAAGCCTGAAAATGTCAGCTTATTCGCCAATACTAAAATAAAAAATACAGCGCAGGGCAAAAAGGCAAGAATGCAGGATCAGCCGCTGGATTGGCACTTGCAGCAGGTCGGTGACCGTTCTGCCTATATTGCAGCGAAAATGGCCACAGATCTGAATCTGGCAGGGCTGAGCCAGCAAACTGTGGAATATATCTGCCAGCCTTCAGCCTTGCCACGCTTTCAGTGGCAAAACCATGCGGCCAATGCCTTGCAGAAGCAGATCAGCAAAACGCCTGATGCTCCATGCCTTATGCTGAATATTGCAGGAACAGGCAGCGGCAAAACCCGCATGAATTTGCGCGCTGCCTGCATCCTGCGGCCTGAAGACCCGCGGATTGCCATTGCGCTGAATTTGCGCTCCTTGACTTTGCAGACAGGCGAGGCGTTAAAAAGCGCGATGAACCTGTCGGATGATGAAATTGCCGTCATTATTGGCGATCAGGTCAGCCAGCATCTGTTCAATCAGCGCAAAAAAGATGAGAAAGGTGCAGATGAAGATGAGAATCTGGCCGAACCTGTGTTTGATGCCTATGGGCAGGAGCTGCAGATTCCTGCATGGCTGCATCCATTATTCACCAAACAGGTCAAAGGCAGAAAAACCGCCGATAAAACGGCGCAAACTGTGTTGGCTTCGCCTCTGCTGGTTTCAACCATTGACTATTTAATTGCCGCGGGAGAACCGCACCGGCAGGGGCATCATGTCAAAGCGCTGCTTAGAATCATCAGCAGCGATTTGATTTTAGATGAAATTGACGGCTATGAGCCTAAGTCATTAATGGCGGTTTTGAGGCTGGTGCAGCTGGCGGCCATGTACGGGCGGCATGTGATCTGCTCATCGGCAACCCTTTCAGCGGCGGTCGCGGACAGTGTCTACCGCGCTTTTGAATCCGGCATTGAAATGCGCGCAGCCTTGCTGAAAGCGCCGCAGAAATTCATTCTCGCGATTGCGGATAATGAATTAAAGCCAAAAATTTCACTGCAAAGCACAGACCGCCCAGCCGATTTTATGCAGAGCTATCAGCAGCATTTAACGGACTTGCAGGCAGTTTTAGCGGAAAAAGCGAAGCAGCCTTACCGCCTGGCGAAGCTGGCCGTCATTGATCAGCTTTCTGTGGCGGGCTGGAAGCAGACCATTCTTGAACAGGCTGAAAGCCTGCATCAGCAGCACAGCTGGACATTTAAAAAGGCTGGCAAAAAAGTGTCTTTTGGGCTGATTCGGGTGGCCAATATCAAGCATGCCATTGCATTGGCTAAGCATCTATCCGCAGCGCTCCGCCATGCGCAAATCGCCTGCTACCATGCCAATGACTGGCTGATTTCCCGCTTCCACAAAGAGCGCCGGCTGGATTTTCTGCTGACCCGCCATAAAAATGGCACCAAGCGCCCCACAGGCAATGAGCATATTTTTAATGATGATGAAATTCTTGAAATTGTAAGGAAGTCTGAATCTGCAGATGTGCCTTTTATTGTGATTGCAACCCCTGTGGAAGAAGTCGGGCGGGATCATGATTTTGACTGGGCGGTGATTGATGCGTCAAGCATTCAGTCAATTGTGCAGGCTGCCGGCCGGGTCAACCGCCACCGCCTGAATGCCGTGCAAAGCCCGAATATTGTAATTCCGCAGTTTAATTACCGCTATTGCCAAAATCAGGACAGGGCGCAGCCTAAAAAAGAGGCGGTATTTACTAAGCCGGGCTATGAGGGCTATGCCTCTGAAAACAGCCGCTATAGGACGCAGGACTTAGCAGCCTTATTGCCGTGGTCTGAGCAAAAGGACTTGGTGGTTGATGCCCGTTTAAGATTTGATACCGGACAGTGTCAATTTGCCGAATTCGATGATGCGCAGATTCAGCATTTCAGCAGCATGTTTTTTGCATCTTCAGGCGAGCAGCTGTTTTCAGATGAACATGCCAATGCCTGCCTAATGACCGAGCAGATTTATAAAGATACCTGCCTGCGCGATATGCAGAAGCAGGAAGTTTACAGCTTTGATTATGCGGATGATGAGCTGAAGATTTATCATTATCCTGCAAATACGGTGGAATTTAGCCCCGAAACCGGAAAGTATGAACAGGCGGTCAAGCAGGTTTTATTTGCATCGGAGGCAGCGCCGGAAAATGCCTGGCTGAGCCTGCATCCTGAGCAGCTGGCAGCGCTGTGCGCTGAAATGGAGGTCAGTAAGGAAGAGGGCTGCAAGCTGTCTTTGCCGGTGTATGCTGATCAGACGCCGCAATGGACGTATCATTTTGGCTTTGGGGTCAGTAGCGCATGA
- the csy2 gene encoding type I-F CRISPR-associated protein Csy2, translating to MSSFIVIPYIKVQAANFQSSGLMMGGAPLMAAAMFSHNLARQIGCDDEGFHYVHHDMQRLGGEAYGRFTPAQRRGAAFIGKTDYSSKNKYALSLQPTASCHLLFSLVIQFSTRRPDIDTLVQTLKRSKFAGGHILEFGQVKKFTDAQEALQQIRSGFLIRDRHDLLQSYQQAYQVSRLQAFTQLLAHRPQAKNSDTPVLEHLPNETLAWLSAATLGYALLEQPTAERSGIRHADDQEQTTHAYAEPLTGLIQYQSLNHVLNETGLQDSIYSEDYLDQLQWSHGWIQDDVFLLQQAQHTEN from the coding sequence ATGAGCAGCTTTATCGTCATTCCCTATATTAAAGTTCAGGCTGCCAACTTTCAGAGCAGCGGCTTAATGATGGGCGGCGCACCGCTTATGGCTGCGGCGATGTTCAGCCACAACCTGGCCCGTCAAATCGGCTGCGATGATGAAGGCTTTCATTATGTTCATCATGACATGCAGCGGCTTGGCGGTGAAGCTTATGGACGCTTTACCCCCGCGCAAAGACGCGGCGCGGCGTTTATTGGCAAAACGGACTATTCCTCTAAAAATAAATATGCATTGTCGCTGCAGCCTACGGCCAGCTGCCACTTGCTGTTCAGTCTGGTAATTCAATTCAGCACCCGGCGGCCAGACATAGATACACTGGTTCAGACACTCAAACGCAGTAAATTTGCGGGCGGCCATATTCTTGAATTTGGCCAGGTAAAAAAATTTACTGATGCGCAGGAAGCGCTGCAGCAGATCCGCTCGGGCTTTTTAATCCGTGACCGCCATGACCTTTTGCAAAGCTATCAGCAAGCCTATCAGGTCAGCCGCCTGCAGGCATTTACTCAATTGCTGGCGCATCGCCCGCAGGCTAAAAACAGCGATACGCCTGTATTGGAACATTTGCCCAATGAAACACTGGCGTGGCTATCCGCCGCAACTTTAGGCTATGCCCTGCTGGAACAGCCGACAGCTGAACGCTCAGGCATCCGCCATGCCGATGATCAAGAACAGACCACGCATGCCTATGCCGAACCCCTGACAGGGCTGATTCAGTATCAGTCGCTGAATCATGTCCTGAATGAAACCGGCCTGCAGGACTCGATTTACTCTGAAGATTATCTGGATCAGCTGCAGTGGTCACACGGCTGGATTCAGGATGACGTTTTTTTATTACAGCAAGCACAACACACTGAAAATTAA
- the cas6f gene encoding type I-F CRISPR-associated endoribonuclease Cas6/Csy4: MQANFYLDIRIMDSADDGELTLAHLRNQIYGIVHAVFRQMPAKFALALEISPRQQRKMQAKELKYGYPALPHYDVLRIFAAEQNDLEQLLEKIKGHWKIRDYAVLNNPAAVPAAKVTGLRSYFRFRIPTLKAERHLQNNPVQESLHARRLKEAKKLPYFKVASQSTGQTFTVPVRLEDTAETGQGLPDGYGLARQSQPFALPVFEVN, encoded by the coding sequence ATGCAAGCGAATTTTTATCTTGATATCCGCATTATGGACAGCGCAGATGACGGAGAGCTGACCCTCGCCCATCTGCGCAATCAGATTTACGGCATTGTTCATGCTGTTTTCCGCCAAATGCCGGCCAAATTTGCGCTGGCGCTGGAAATATCGCCGCGCCAGCAAAGAAAAATGCAGGCAAAAGAGCTGAAATACGGCTATCCGGCGCTTCCGCATTATGATGTTCTGCGGATTTTTGCTGCGGAGCAAAATGACCTGGAACAATTGCTTGAAAAGATTAAAGGCCACTGGAAGATTCGGGATTATGCGGTTTTGAATAATCCTGCAGCTGTTCCGGCTGCAAAAGTGACGGGGCTGCGCAGCTATTTCCGCTTCCGCATACCGACTTTAAAAGCGGAGCGTCATTTGCAGAACAATCCGGTGCAGGAAAGCCTGCATGCACGGCGCTTAAAAGAAGCCAAAAAGCTGCCTTATTTTAAAGTGGCCAGCCAAAGTACAGGCCAAACATTTACCGTGCCTGTCCGCTTGGAAGATACTGCAGAAACAGGCCAAGGCCTGCCTGATGGCTATGGCTTGGCGCGCCAAAGCCAGCCCTTTGCCCTGCCTGTATTTGAGGTGAATTAA
- the cas1f gene encoding type I-F CRISPR-associated endonuclease Cas1f yields MSDLRQQRSRALMLSKRACVFYLERVRVALKDDRIVYLTENLQPVEHFYNIPEKNTAFLLLGKGSSLTDAAARRLAESNVMVGFCGSGGSPLFSSLDLTFLAPQSEYRPTEYMQIWMKAWLDDDARLLMAKVLLSERIAIVEKAWRWNPVLIQHGIALDAISKQRFQQDIDAAKDQTELLAAEGRWAKSLYKQLAAGFGFEFSREEGKASHDSMRDVANSYLDHGNYIAYGYAAVTLNGMGISFALPILHGKTRRGGLVFDIADLVKDAFVMPQAFASAKFGHNQKEFRMQLIESCQDNDVLDYMFGFISDICNKIK; encoded by the coding sequence ATGAGCGATCTCCGTCAGCAGCGCAGCCGCGCATTAATGCTGTCCAAACGCGCCTGCGTGTTTTATCTGGAACGGGTGCGCGTGGCTCTGAAAGATGACCGGATTGTCTATCTGACGGAGAACCTGCAGCCGGTTGAGCATTTTTATAATATTCCTGAGAAAAATACCGCGTTTTTATTACTGGGCAAAGGCAGCTCGCTCACTGACGCTGCGGCCCGGCGCCTTGCTGAGTCTAATGTGATGGTAGGCTTTTGCGGCTCAGGCGGTTCGCCTTTATTTTCATCGCTGGATTTAACTTTTCTAGCGCCGCAAAGTGAGTACCGCCCAACCGAATATATGCAAATCTGGATGAAAGCATGGCTGGATGATGATGCGCGCCTGCTGATGGCTAAGGTTTTACTGTCTGAACGGATTGCGATTGTCGAAAAGGCTTGGAGGTGGAATCCTGTTTTGATTCAGCATGGCATTGCTTTGGATGCAATTTCCAAACAGCGCTTTCAGCAGGATATTGACGCCGCCAAAGATCAGACGGAACTGTTGGCTGCCGAAGGCCGCTGGGCAAAATCGCTATACAAGCAATTGGCAGCTGGCTTCGGCTTTGAATTCAGCCGTGAAGAAGGCAAAGCGTCGCATGACTCTATGCGCGATGTTGCTAACAGCTATCTTGATCACGGCAATTATATTGCCTATGGCTATGCTGCGGTAACCTTGAATGGGATGGGCATCAGCTTTGCCCTGCCGATTTTACATGGCAAAACCCGCCGCGGCGGTTTAGTTTTTGATATTGCAGACTTGGTAAAAGATGCTTTTGTGATGCCTCAGGCTTTTGCATCTGCAAAATTTGGCCATAATCAGAAAGAATTCCGCATGCAGCTGATTGAGAGCTGCCAGGATAATGATGTATTGGATTATATGTTTGGCTTCATTTCCGACATCTGCAATAAAATTAAGTAA
- a CDS encoding phage holin family protein, protein MDDLPKQVAETISPFYIAIASFVMAFLMALFRTAKKRGQADWLEAFMCGFFAVGFWSLTAWMGFPEIISVGFASVVGYKGTHFVSKKIDRIENETNR, encoded by the coding sequence ATGGACGACTTACCGAAACAAGTCGCTGAAACAATCAGTCCATTTTATATAGCCATTGCATCATTTGTGATGGCTTTTTTAATGGCTCTTTTTCGCACAGCAAAGAAGCGCGGCCAGGCTGACTGGCTGGAAGCATTTATGTGCGGATTTTTCGCAGTAGGCTTTTGGTCGCTGACAGCGTGGATGGGCTTTCCGGAGATTATTTCGGTCGGCTTCGCTTCCGTGGTTGGCTACAAAGGCACGCATTTCGTAAGCAAGAAAATTGACAGGATTGAAAATGAAACTAATCGATAA